A stretch of the Streptococcus himalayensis genome encodes the following:
- a CDS encoding L-threonylcarbamoyladenylate synthase produces MDKIAQILETGGAVVLPTETVYGLFGRALDKEAVQRVYDLKKRPLDKAMNLNVASLEEVLAFSKNQPAFLPKLVDRFLPGPLTIILQANDQVPHWVNSGMKTVGFRIPSHPVTLDLITSFGPLIGPSANLSGKTSGVLFDQIIEDFHGEVIGVKDDGFLTGQDSTILDLSGEEAQILRQGTITREDLLAQLPELTFKGENA; encoded by the coding sequence ATGGATAAGATTGCACAAATTTTAGAAACTGGTGGAGCAGTCGTACTCCCTACGGAAACAGTTTATGGCTTGTTTGGTCGAGCCTTAGATAAAGAAGCTGTCCAGCGTGTCTATGATCTCAAAAAACGCCCGCTAGATAAGGCGATGAACTTAAATGTTGCCTCTTTAGAAGAGGTTCTAGCCTTTTCCAAAAATCAACCAGCATTTTTACCGAAGCTCGTTGACCGTTTTTTACCTGGGCCCTTGACCATTATTTTACAGGCAAATGACCAAGTTCCTCACTGGGTTAATTCTGGAATGAAGACAGTTGGTTTTCGGATTCCTAGCCACCCTGTGACACTTGATTTGATTACATCATTTGGACCTCTGATTGGACCGTCTGCGAATCTCTCTGGCAAGACCAGTGGTGTCTTGTTTGATCAGATTATCGAGGACTTCCATGGTGAGGTTATTGGGGTAAAAGATGATGGTTTCTTAACAGGACAAGATTCCACCATTTTGGACTTGTCAGGGGAGGAAGCCCAGATTTTACGCCAAGGCACTATCACTCGCGAGGACCTTCTCGCTCAGCTACCAGAACTCACATTTAAAGGAGAAAACGCATGA
- the glyA gene encoding serine hydroxymethyltransferase translates to MIFDKEDYKAFDKELWDAISAEEQRQQHNIELIASENVVSKAVMAAQGSILTNKYAEGYPSRRYYGGTECVDIVESLAIERAKEIFGAKFANVQPHSGSQANCAAYMALIEPGDTVMGMDLAAGGHLTHGAAVSFSGQTYNFVAYNVDKETGLLDYDALLAQAKEVQPKLIVAGASAYARIIDFAKFREIADSVGAKLMVDMAHIAGLVAAGLHPNPVPYAHITTTTTHKTLRGPRGGLILTNDEELAKKINSAIFPGIQGGPLEHVIAAKAVAFKEVLDPAFKEYAQNVIANSKAMADVFLAHDKFQVITGGTDNHLFLVDVTKVVENGKVAQNLLDEVHITLNKNSIPFETLSPFKTSGIRIGSAAITARGFGIEEARKVAELTIKALENADNEAVLEEVRQEVRALTDAFPLYEA, encoded by the coding sequence ATGATTTTTGATAAAGAAGATTACAAGGCATTTGATAAAGAACTATGGGATGCTATTTCTGCAGAAGAACAGCGCCAGCAACACAATATTGAATTGATTGCTTCAGAAAATGTTGTTTCAAAAGCAGTCATGGCAGCTCAAGGTTCTATTTTGACCAATAAATACGCAGAAGGCTATCCTAGTCGCCGTTATTATGGTGGAACGGAGTGCGTGGATATCGTGGAAAGTCTTGCGATTGAGCGTGCTAAAGAAATCTTTGGGGCAAAATTTGCCAATGTCCAGCCTCATTCTGGTAGCCAAGCCAATTGTGCAGCCTATATGGCCTTGATTGAGCCAGGCGATACGGTCATGGGAATGGACTTGGCAGCAGGCGGTCACTTGACCCATGGAGCAGCCGTTAGCTTTTCTGGACAAACTTACAACTTTGTCGCCTACAATGTCGATAAGGAAACAGGTTTGTTAGATTACGATGCTCTTTTAGCCCAAGCAAAAGAAGTCCAACCAAAACTCATTGTCGCAGGAGCTTCTGCCTATGCTCGTATCATTGATTTTGCTAAATTCCGTGAAATTGCAGATAGCGTTGGTGCTAAACTCATGGTTGATATGGCACATATCGCTGGACTTGTCGCAGCTGGTTTACATCCAAATCCAGTCCCTTATGCTCATATCACGACAACAACGACCCACAAAACCCTCCGTGGACCTCGTGGTGGCTTGATTTTGACCAATGATGAAGAATTAGCTAAGAAAATCAATTCAGCGATTTTCCCTGGTATCCAAGGTGGACCACTGGAACATGTGATTGCTGCCAAAGCAGTTGCCTTCAAGGAAGTTTTAGATCCAGCTTTTAAGGAGTATGCTCAAAATGTCATCGCAAATAGCAAGGCTATGGCAGATGTTTTCCTAGCCCATGACAAATTCCAAGTCATCACAGGTGGAACTGACAATCACCTCTTCCTTGTTGATGTGACGAAGGTCGTTGAAAATGGAAAAGTAGCCCAAAATCTCTTGGACGAAGTCCATATTACCTTAAATAAAAATTCTATTCCATTTGAAACCTTGTCACCATTTAAGACAAGTGGTATTCGAATTGGTTCTGCAGCGATTACTGCTCGTGGATTTGGTATTGAAGAAGCACGTAAGGTGGCTGAATTGACCATTAAAGCCTTGGAAAATGCAGACAATGAGGCAGTTCTTGAAGAAGTCCGTCAAGAAGTACGGGCCTTGACAGATGCCTTTCCACTTTATGAGGCTTAA
- a CDS encoding nucleoid-associated protein — translation MDLYIKKAVIHQFSPEDTELQLADKYLNITPKIEEYLRKKIERVYSDEAKTGVFEAENIFLADLSDDLLETSITIAKRWQEEFVISEQQKTNDLIFIQFDKEGVQHFAFLRISLRETLTHLGVEADNPIKLTQNNLPGFGSSPDEGLVVNISSRKYHLIEKRIKYNGAFLNYFSENLLQVQPKISPQKSIKEIEKTAQKIAETFQTDDFQFQSKVKSSIFKNLEESDSLSPEQLANDLFDDNLTARLQFVDRVKESIPEPIRFDEIDSSRQKKKFENQKLSLSNGIELIVPTNIYEDAESVEFIQNDNGTYSILIKNIEDITSK, via the coding sequence ATGGATTTGTATATTAAAAAGGCAGTTATTCATCAATTTTCGCCTGAGGATACAGAGTTACAACTAGCAGATAAATATCTCAATATTACTCCCAAGATTGAAGAATACCTTCGTAAGAAAATCGAGCGAGTGTATTCAGACGAAGCTAAAACAGGTGTTTTCGAGGCTGAAAACATCTTTTTAGCCGACCTTTCAGACGATTTGCTAGAAACCTCCATCACTATTGCCAAACGCTGGCAGGAAGAATTCGTCATTAGTGAACAGCAAAAAACCAACGATTTGATTTTTATTCAGTTTGATAAGGAAGGCGTTCAGCATTTTGCTTTCTTGCGGATTTCTCTGCGTGAAACGTTGACCCATTTGGGGGTGGAAGCAGACAATCCCATCAAGCTTACGCAAAATAATCTTCCTGGCTTTGGTTCTAGTCCTGATGAAGGCTTGGTCGTGAATATAAGCAGTCGAAAATATCACTTGATTGAAAAGCGGATTAAATACAATGGAGCCTTTCTCAATTATTTTTCTGAGAATTTGCTCCAAGTACAGCCCAAAATTTCTCCGCAAAAGTCCATCAAAGAAATTGAAAAGACAGCTCAAAAGATTGCTGAAACCTTTCAAACGGATGATTTCCAATTTCAATCCAAGGTGAAATCCAGTATTTTTAAAAACTTGGAAGAAAGTGATAGTTTATCGCCTGAGCAATTGGCAAATGACCTCTTTGATGACAATTTAACGGCTCGCTTGCAGTTTGTCGATCGTGTTAAAGAAAGTATCCCAGAGCCAATTCGGTTTGATGAAATCGATAGTAGCCGGCAAAAGAAAAAATTTGAAAATCAGAAATTATCTCTCTCAAATGGAATAGAGCTGATTGTGCCAACAAACATTTATGAGGATGCTGAGTCTGTTGAATTTATCCAGAATGACAACGGAACCTATTCCATCCTGATTAAGAATATAGAAGATATTACCAGTAAATAA
- a CDS encoding lysozyme family protein — protein MLKFLKRIVILLILIFIGYKAIETHQNVKQVMSYQAMVREVLDEQDTQANEELVLAMIYTETKGKKADVMQSSESATGEINSIQDNKESIRQGIQTLSDNLMVAEEKQVDVWTAVQAYNFGPAYIDFIADHGGENSVDLAKEYSRTVVAPSLGNVTGKTYFYAHPIALLHGSELYINGGNYYYSRQVRLNLYLIRLLGWF, from the coding sequence ATGCTTAAATTTTTAAAAAGAATAGTCATCCTTCTTATCCTGATTTTTATAGGCTATAAAGCCATAGAAACGCACCAGAATGTCAAACAAGTGATGAGTTATCAGGCTATGGTCAGAGAAGTCTTGGATGAACAAGATACGCAGGCCAATGAAGAGCTTGTGCTAGCCATGATTTATACAGAAACTAAAGGGAAAAAAGCAGATGTCATGCAGTCGAGCGAAAGTGCGACTGGCGAGATCAATTCCATCCAAGACAATAAGGAAAGCATTCGTCAGGGCATTCAGACCTTATCAGATAATCTGATGGTTGCTGAGGAAAAACAGGTGGACGTTTGGACAGCTGTTCAAGCTTACAACTTTGGACCAGCCTATATTGACTTTATCGCAGATCACGGCGGAGAAAATAGTGTGGATTTAGCTAAAGAGTATTCTCGAACGGTTGTGGCACCGAGCCTTGGAAATGTGACTGGGAAAACCTATTTTTATGCTCATCCGATTGCCCTTTTACATGGCTCAGAACTTTATATCAACGGTGGGAATTATTACTATTCCCGCCAAGTACGGCTAAATCTATACCTTATTCGTTTGCTGGGCTGGTTTTAG
- a CDS encoding SDR family NAD(P)-dependent oxidoreductase, translating to MARYVLITGATSGIGKAMAYAFADNQDYLILTGRRVNKLKEIQADLTAKYGISVHYYQMDVTQAAEVAAVCRQILHDVPQIDILINNAGLALGLEKFHKYEVTDMVTMLDTNVKGLLYVTRQILPSMVEKNTGHIINIGSTAGIYAYAGAAVYAATKSAVKVLSDGIRIDTIDTNIKVTTIQPGIVETDFSEVRFHGDKERAATVYQGIEALQAEDIAQSVLFVANQPSHVQISDMTIMATKQATGFLIHREK from the coding sequence ATGGCACGTTATGTATTGATTACAGGTGCGACAAGCGGAATTGGAAAAGCAATGGCTTACGCATTTGCTGACAACCAAGATTATCTGATTTTGACCGGTCGCAGGGTGAACAAGTTAAAAGAGATTCAGGCAGATTTGACAGCAAAATATGGGATTAGTGTCCATTACTATCAAATGGATGTCACACAAGCAGCAGAAGTGGCAGCTGTTTGTCGGCAAATTCTGCATGATGTTCCTCAGATTGATATTTTAATCAACAATGCAGGCTTGGCTCTGGGGTTGGAAAAGTTCCATAAATATGAGGTGACGGATATGGTTACGATGCTGGATACCAATGTCAAGGGACTGTTGTATGTTACTCGTCAAATATTACCAAGTATGGTAGAGAAAAATACAGGTCATATCATCAATATTGGCTCAACAGCAGGGATCTATGCCTATGCAGGTGCAGCAGTCTATGCAGCAACAAAATCAGCTGTCAAAGTATTGAGTGACGGTATTCGTATTGATACGATTGATACAAATATCAAGGTGACAACTATTCAGCCAGGAATTGTCGAGACGGATTTTAGCGAAGTTCGCTTCCATGGAGACAAGGAAAGAGCAGCGACGGTTTATCAGGGCATTGAAGCACTACAAGCAGAGGATATTGCCCAAAGTGTCTTATTTGTTGCCAATCAGCCTTCTCATGTACAGATTTCCGATATGACTATTATGGCAACCAAGCAAGCAACAGGCTTCCTGATTCATCGAGAAAAATAG
- a CDS encoding alpha/beta hydrolase yields MGWFFFSSKSESLDTKNYVQSSIPTLFFHGYGSSANAEKHMTRAAQKAGVTKTIIRATVKQDGQVLLEGEIPSGAVNPIVEVNYQDNRNSNYQQDAQYAKAVVTKLQETYGFTEMNMVGHSMGNMSILFYMLEYGSDEHLPKLMKQVNIANHVNGLEGLDLPSHPDINPETGQPQEMSASYQKLLGLKEIFPQNQVKVLNIYGDIGGETDGSVLNLSSRSLKYLLGDHAKSYEEQKITGKLAQHSQLHENPEVDELLIHFLWKK; encoded by the coding sequence TTGGGTTGGTTCTTCTTTTCATCCAAGTCAGAGTCCCTAGATACTAAAAATTATGTCCAGTCATCCATTCCGACTCTCTTTTTTCATGGTTATGGAAGCAGTGCCAATGCTGAAAAACACATGACTAGAGCAGCCCAAAAAGCTGGGGTCACAAAAACCATTATCCGTGCAACTGTGAAGCAAGACGGTCAAGTGTTGTTAGAAGGAGAGATTCCATCTGGAGCTGTTAACCCCATTGTGGAAGTCAATTACCAAGACAATCGAAATTCAAATTATCAGCAGGATGCACAATACGCAAAAGCAGTGGTGACCAAATTGCAGGAGACCTATGGTTTTACAGAGATGAATATGGTTGGTCATTCCATGGGAAACATGTCCATTTTATTTTATATGTTGGAATATGGAAGCGATGAACACCTTCCAAAACTGATGAAGCAAGTCAATATTGCCAATCATGTCAACGGTTTAGAAGGTCTGGATTTGCCAAGTCATCCTGACATCAATCCAGAAACCGGTCAGCCCCAAGAAATGAGTGCAAGCTATCAAAAACTTCTCGGATTAAAAGAAATTTTCCCACAAAATCAAGTTAAAGTCCTGAATATTTATGGTGATATTGGAGGGGAAACCGATGGATCGGTCCTAAACCTATCGTCTAGAAGTCTCAAATATCTCCTAGGAGATCACGCTAAATCCTATGAGGAACAAAAAATCACTGGAAAATTAGCCCAACATAGTCAACTTCATGAAAATCCAGAGGTAGATGAGTTGCTAATTCACTTTTTATGGAAAAAATAA
- a CDS encoding DUF1002 domain-containing protein: protein MLHLPVASADTNVQKVIDEAYVQPEYVLGYSLDQGQESQTLGFLGYDQTKDTKPLKTMTPAIYSTIMNVANDPSLQLYSSVKIQKLGANKPLEVKIVTPQNITKVTEDMYRNAAVTLGVEHAIITVAAPIAVTGESALAGIYYSLEDNGAEVPQENKELAQEELATLSGIHAENTGKEGYDENKLNVALTDIKSSVAKAKQDNSNLTEIEVRKIVEDTLKNYDLTKAITAEQVNLIVHFAVNLSNSGVITNSDFTKTLGSLKDSIVSKAGDTFKNINVNFDANQALAEGGNFLTNIWNAIVEFFKGLIGE from the coding sequence ATGCTGCACTTACCCGTAGCGTCAGCAGATACCAATGTTCAAAAGGTCATTGACGAAGCCTATGTGCAGCCCGAATATGTACTCGGCTATTCCTTAGATCAAGGTCAGGAAAGTCAAACCTTGGGATTTCTGGGATATGACCAGACTAAGGATACCAAGCCGCTAAAAACGATGACACCTGCTATTTATTCAACCATCATGAATGTGGCAAATGACCCGAGTTTACAGCTCTATTCTTCCGTCAAAATCCAGAAATTAGGTGCCAATAAGCCCTTGGAAGTCAAAATTGTTACGCCTCAAAATATCACGAAGGTAACAGAGGATATGTACCGCAATGCGGCTGTAACCTTGGGGGTCGAACACGCTATCATTACTGTTGCTGCTCCCATTGCTGTGACAGGTGAAAGTGCCCTTGCTGGGATTTATTATTCTCTTGAGGACAATGGAGCAGAGGTCCCTCAAGAAAATAAGGAATTGGCTCAGGAAGAGTTAGCTACTCTATCAGGTATTCATGCAGAAAACACTGGAAAAGAAGGCTATGATGAGAACAAATTAAACGTGGCCTTGACAGATATTAAGTCCTCTGTCGCGAAAGCCAAGCAGGACAATAGCAACCTAACAGAAATAGAGGTTCGAAAAATTGTTGAGGATACCTTGAAAAACTATGATTTGACCAAGGCTATCACAGCAGAGCAAGTCAATCTCATTGTTCATTTCGCAGTGAATTTGTCTAATAGCGGTGTTATCACCAATAGTGATTTCACGAAAACTCTTGGAAGCTTAAAAGATAGTATTGTTTCGAAGGCAGGAGATACTTTTAAAAACATCAACGTCAACTTTGATGCCAATCAGGCACTAGCAGAAGGCGGAAACTTTCTAACAAATATCTGGAATGCTATTGTTGAGTTTTTTAAGGGATTGATAGGTGAATAA
- the nox gene encoding H2O-forming NADH oxidase, protein MSKIVVVGANHAGTACIKTMLTNYGADNEIVVFDQNSNISFLGCGMALWIGEQISGPEGLFYSDKEQLESLGAKVYMNSPVESVDYDKKEVHVLLEDGSKHVESYDKLIFATGSQPILPPIKGAEIKEGSREFEATLKNLQFVKLYQNSADVIEKLKDEDIKRVAVVGAGYIGVELAEAFERKGKEVILIDVVDTCLAGYYDRDLTDMMSKNLEDHGIQLAFGQTVKAIEGNGKVERIVTDKESFDVDMVILAVGFRPNTGLGDGKIELFRNGAFLVNKKQETSIKDVYAIGDCATVYDNSIGDTNYIALATNAVRSGIVAAHNACGTELESIGVQGSNGIAIYDLKMVSTGLTLEKAKRFGYNAVVTEFTDNQKPEFIEHDNFPVTLKIVYDQDTRVVLGAQMASKEDMSMGIHMFSLAIQEKVTIERLALLDIFFLPHFNKPYNYITMAALGAK, encoded by the coding sequence ATGAGTAAAATTGTTGTTGTTGGTGCAAACCACGCTGGTACAGCTTGTATCAAAACGATGTTAACAAACTATGGTGCGGATAACGAGATTGTGGTATTTGACCAAAATTCAAATATTTCTTTCCTCGGTTGTGGAATGGCACTATGGATTGGTGAGCAAATCTCTGGTCCAGAAGGCTTGTTCTATTCTGACAAAGAGCAATTGGAAAGCCTTGGTGCAAAAGTATACATGAACTCACCAGTTGAGTCTGTAGACTATGACAAAAAAGAAGTACATGTTCTTTTAGAAGATGGTAGCAAACATGTTGAAAGCTACGACAAATTGATTTTTGCAACTGGTTCACAACCAATCTTGCCACCAATCAAAGGTGCTGAAATCAAAGAAGGTTCACGTGAATTTGAAGCAACTCTTAAAAATCTTCAATTTGTTAAGTTGTACCAAAACTCAGCAGATGTGATTGAGAAATTGAAAGATGAAGACATCAAACGTGTAGCAGTTGTTGGTGCAGGTTACATCGGTGTTGAACTTGCAGAAGCTTTTGAACGCAAAGGGAAAGAAGTTATCTTGATTGACGTTGTAGACACTTGCTTGGCAGGCTACTACGACCGTGATTTGACAGATATGATGAGCAAGAACCTGGAAGACCACGGTATCCAATTGGCATTTGGTCAAACAGTAAAAGCCATTGAAGGTAACGGCAAAGTAGAACGTATCGTAACAGATAAAGAAAGCTTTGACGTGGATATGGTCATCTTGGCTGTTGGTTTCCGTCCAAACACTGGTCTTGGCGATGGTAAGATTGAACTCTTCCGCAATGGTGCCTTCCTTGTCAACAAAAAACAAGAAACTAGCATCAAAGATGTTTATGCCATCGGTGACTGTGCAACCGTCTATGACAACTCAATCGGTGATACAAACTACATCGCTCTTGCAACAAACGCTGTCCGCTCAGGTATCGTAGCAGCTCACAACGCATGTGGAACTGAGTTGGAGTCAATCGGTGTACAAGGCTCAAATGGTATTGCAATCTATGACCTTAAGATGGTTTCAACTGGTTTGACACTTGAAAAAGCAAAACGCTTTGGTTACAATGCAGTTGTCACTGAATTTACAGATAATCAAAAACCAGAATTTATCGAACACGATAACTTCCCAGTAACCCTTAAAATCGTTTACGATCAAGATACTCGTGTCGTCCTTGGTGCACAAATGGCTTCGAAAGAAGACATGTCAATGGGTATCCACATGTTCTCATTAGCGATTCAAGAAAAAGTTACAATCGAACGCCTAGCGCTCCTTGATATCTTCTTCTTGCCGCACTTCAACAAGCCATACAACTACATCACAATGGCAGCACTAGGTGCAAAATAA
- the mscL gene encoding large conductance mechanosensitive channel protein MscL, producing the protein MLKDLKDFLLRGNVVDLAVGVIIAGAFGAIISSLVEDVITPLFLNPALKAAGAEKIAELSWNGVAYGNFLSAIINFVIVGTVLFFLIKGMEKAQSLTKKQEEAAEEATITELEVLQDIKALLEKK; encoded by the coding sequence ATGTTAAAAGATTTGAAAGATTTTCTTCTTCGCGGAAATGTCGTTGATTTGGCAGTCGGTGTGATCATCGCTGGAGCTTTTGGAGCTATTATTAGTTCACTCGTTGAAGATGTCATCACTCCCCTTTTCTTAAACCCAGCTTTGAAAGCTGCAGGCGCAGAGAAAATTGCTGAATTGAGCTGGAATGGTGTGGCTTACGGAAACTTCCTTAGCGCTATCATCAACTTTGTCATCGTAGGAACTGTTCTTTTCTTCCTTATTAAAGGAATGGAAAAAGCACAATCTCTTACAAAGAAACAAGAGGAAGCTGCAGAAGAAGCTACAATTACAGAATTGGAAGTACTTCAAGATATCAAAGCTTTGCTTGAGAAAAAATAA
- the dnaG gene encoding DNA primase: MVSKEMIADIKNSINIVEVIGEVVALTKAGRNFLGLCPFHGEKTPSFNVVEDKQFYHCFGCGKSGDVFKFLEDYRGITFMDAVLVLAERIGIPIEIEQTHASTPKNPHQDLYDIHTEAAKFYHAVLMTTTMGEEAKAYLHQRGLTDDVIQHFQIGLAPKGNSYLYQSVAEKFREDTLMDSGLFNIADNNAVFDAFQNRIMFPLQDDTGRVIAFSGRIWQDKDSDAKGAKYKNSRSTPIFNKSYELYHLDKAKAVMKKQHEVYLMEGFMDVIAAYRAGIENAVASMGTALTREHVQHLGRFTKKVVLTYDGDKAGQAATAKALAELEDMTVEIVKIPNQMDPDEFIQKNSLEDLQDLLTKTRISKIEFLMQHLRPENIENLQAQISFVDQMASLIAKVNSITAQNSYIYKLADLLPDFDYQQIEQAVNQTRLLNRQQQQETTQQSPVLTLPVSKQTSRLIKAESHLLQRMVDYPMILNDYRLREDFQFATPEFESIYQLLKQNGEITPQDLSLQEEAVQQAWYRVLEENLPREVGERELEEVETIREKELLRKESQMISKTIREASHSGDQDQALAELERLIAQKRRME; encoded by the coding sequence ATGGTTAGCAAAGAGATGATTGCTGATATAAAAAATAGTATCAATATCGTCGAGGTCATAGGAGAGGTCGTTGCTTTGACGAAGGCTGGACGCAATTTCTTGGGACTTTGTCCCTTTCACGGGGAAAAAACGCCTTCCTTTAATGTGGTAGAAGATAAGCAATTTTACCATTGCTTTGGCTGTGGTAAGTCTGGGGATGTCTTTAAATTTTTAGAAGATTATCGCGGCATTACGTTTATGGATGCAGTCCTTGTCTTGGCTGAGCGAATCGGGATTCCAATAGAGATTGAGCAGACGCATGCATCTACTCCTAAGAATCCTCACCAAGATTTGTATGATATTCATACAGAGGCTGCTAAATTTTACCACGCCGTTCTAATGACGACGACAATGGGAGAAGAGGCTAAGGCTTATCTACACCAGCGCGGACTGACTGATGATGTCATTCAGCATTTTCAAATCGGTCTAGCACCGAAAGGGAATTCTTATCTGTATCAGAGTGTCGCTGAGAAATTTCGGGAAGATACCTTGATGGATTCTGGCTTGTTTAATATTGCAGATAACAATGCTGTATTTGACGCCTTTCAAAATCGGATTATGTTTCCCTTGCAGGATGATACGGGTCGTGTTATTGCTTTTTCTGGTCGGATTTGGCAAGACAAGGATTCAGATGCTAAAGGAGCTAAATATAAGAACAGCCGTAGTACCCCCATTTTCAATAAGAGCTATGAACTTTATCACTTAGACAAGGCCAAGGCAGTGATGAAAAAGCAGCACGAAGTCTATCTCATGGAAGGGTTCATGGATGTCATTGCTGCTTATCGGGCAGGAATTGAGAACGCCGTGGCTTCCATGGGAACGGCTTTAACGCGGGAGCATGTCCAGCATTTGGGGCGATTTACCAAGAAAGTAGTACTGACCTATGATGGAGATAAGGCAGGCCAAGCAGCAACGGCAAAAGCCCTAGCTGAGTTAGAGGACATGACCGTCGAGATTGTCAAAATTCCAAATCAGATGGATCCAGATGAATTCATCCAGAAAAATTCTTTAGAAGATTTGCAAGATTTACTGACAAAAACACGAATAAGTAAGATAGAGTTCTTAATGCAGCATTTGAGGCCTGAGAATATTGAAAATTTACAGGCTCAAATTTCCTTTGTTGATCAGATGGCTTCCTTGATTGCCAAGGTAAATTCCATTACAGCTCAAAACTCCTATATTTATAAATTAGCGGATTTATTGCCAGATTTTGATTATCAGCAAATCGAGCAGGCGGTGAATCAAACGCGGCTTCTAAATAGACAGCAGCAACAAGAAACTACTCAGCAGAGTCCGGTTTTAACTCTACCTGTCAGTAAGCAGACTTCTCGTTTGATAAAGGCAGAGAGCCATCTCTTACAGCGGATGGTTGATTATCCGATGATTTTAAACGACTATCGTTTACGAGAGGATTTTCAGTTTGCAACGCCCGAATTTGAGAGTATCTACCAGTTGCTAAAGCAAAATGGAGAAATTACTCCGCAGGATTTATCTTTGCAAGAGGAGGCTGTTCAGCAAGCTTGGTACCGCGTGTTGGAGGAGAATTTACCGAGAGAGGTAGGAGAAAGAGAGCTCGAAGAAGTTGAGACGATCCGTGAAAAGGAGTTGCTCCGTAAGGAAAGTCAAATGATTAGCAAGACGATTCGTGAGGCGTCCCATAGTGGTGATCAGGATCAAGCTCTGGCAGAATTAGAACGATTGATTGCACAAAAAAGAAGAATGGAGTAG
- the rpoD gene encoding RNA polymerase sigma factor RpoD: MTTKQKEVTTFDVQVAEFIRNHKKSGIATDDEINDQLVIPFTLDADGIEDLLQRIQDAGIAITDKEGNPSSRVLQTEEEEPELSDEELLGSTSAKVNDPVRMYLKEIGVVPLLTNEEEQELALLVEKGDLEAKQRLAEANLRLVVSIAKRYVGRGMQFLDLIQEGNMGLMKAVDKFDYSKGFKFSTYATWWIRQAITRAIADQARTIRIPVHMVETINKLVREQRNLLQELGQDPTPEQIAERMDMTPDKVREILKIAQEPVSLETPIGEEDDSHLGDFIEDEVIENPVDYTTRIVLREQLDEVLDTLTDREENVLRLRFGLDDGKMRTLEDVGKVFNVTRERIRQIEAKALRKLRHPSRSKPLRDFIED, from the coding sequence ATGACTACAAAACAAAAAGAAGTAACCACCTTTGATGTCCAAGTTGCGGAATTTATTCGTAACCATAAAAAATCAGGTATTGCAACGGACGATGAAATCAATGATCAGTTGGTCATTCCTTTCACCCTAGATGCAGATGGAATTGAAGATCTTTTGCAACGTATCCAGGATGCAGGGATTGCCATTACTGATAAAGAGGGAAATCCAAGTTCACGCGTTCTTCAAACAGAAGAGGAAGAACCTGAATTGAGCGACGAAGAATTGCTTGGCAGCACATCTGCCAAGGTCAATGACCCTGTTCGGATGTACCTGAAGGAAATCGGGGTTGTTCCTCTCTTAACGAATGAAGAAGAGCAAGAACTAGCCCTTTTGGTCGAAAAAGGGGATTTAGAAGCCAAACAACGCTTGGCTGAAGCAAACCTTCGTTTGGTAGTATCCATTGCAAAGCGCTATGTTGGTCGTGGAATGCAATTTTTAGATTTGATCCAAGAAGGAAATATGGGCTTGATGAAAGCCGTTGATAAGTTTGATTACTCCAAAGGGTTCAAATTTTCAACCTATGCGACATGGTGGATTCGTCAGGCGATCACGCGCGCTATTGCCGACCAAGCACGGACAATTCGGATCCCTGTTCACATGGTGGAAACTATCAATAAATTAGTCCGTGAACAACGTAATTTATTGCAAGAATTGGGACAAGACCCTACACCAGAGCAAATTGCAGAACGAATGGATATGACCCCAGATAAGGTTCGTGAAATCTTGAAGATTGCTCAAGAACCAGTTTCTTTAGAGACACCAATTGGGGAAGAAGATGATAGCCATTTGGGCGATTTTATCGAGGACGAAGTGATTGAAAATCCAGTTGATTACACAACCCGTATTGTCCTTCGTGAACAATTGGATGAGGTGCTTGATACGCTTACTGATCGGGAAGAAAATGTCTTGCGCCTTCGTTTCGGACTTGATGATGGGAAAATGCGCACATTGGAAGATGTTGGTAAGGTCTTTAACGTCACTCGGGAACGGATTCGTCAGATTGAAGCTAAAGCCCTTCGGAAACTTCGCCATCCGAGCCGTAGCAAACCTTTACGTGACTTTATTGAAGATTAA